A DNA window from Desulfurobacterium atlanticum contains the following coding sequences:
- a CDS encoding TIGR00282 family metallophosphoesterase: protein MDTFKVVFVGDVVGKPGRRALHLWLEENRRNIDFCIVNGENAAAGFGITEKIVKSFISWGVDAITLGNHTWDKKEIYDFIGKYPLLRPANYPDRTPGKEFLKFDFDGFSLSVLSIMGRVFMECLDNPFRVFDKLFVEFKDSFVIVDFHGEATSEKQAFGFYVDGRAGAVLGTHTHVQTTDLRLLPRGTLYITDVGMTGAVDSVIGMEIKESVDRFVKQLPVRFKIPEKPEKIKFSAITFEINKRSKKVVSFERVERIYIRGDDGNYS from the coding sequence TTGGATACATTTAAAGTTGTTTTTGTTGGAGATGTTGTAGGAAAGCCCGGAAGAAGGGCGCTTCATCTCTGGCTTGAAGAAAACAGGAGAAACATTGATTTTTGTATTGTTAATGGTGAGAATGCTGCAGCCGGATTTGGTATTACCGAAAAAATAGTTAAAAGTTTTATCTCCTGGGGAGTTGATGCTATAACTCTCGGTAATCACACATGGGATAAAAAAGAGATATATGATTTTATTGGAAAATATCCCCTTTTAAGGCCTGCAAATTATCCTGATAGAACTCCCGGGAAGGAGTTTTTAAAGTTTGATTTTGATGGTTTTTCGCTTTCTGTTTTAAGTATTATGGGAAGAGTTTTTATGGAATGTCTTGATAATCCTTTCAGAGTTTTTGATAAGTTATTTGTGGAATTTAAAGATTCTTTTGTTATTGTGGATTTTCACGGTGAAGCTACTTCTGAAAAGCAGGCTTTCGGGTTTTATGTTGACGGGAGAGCTGGAGCGGTTTTAGGCACTCATACCCACGTTCAGACAACAGATTTAAGACTTCTTCCAAGAGGAACACTTTATATTACGGATGTTGGAATGACAGGAGCTGTTGATTCTGTAATAGGAATGGAAATAAAAGAGAGTGTTGATAGGTTTGTTAAACAGCTTCCTGTGAGATTTAAGATTCCTGAGAAACCTGAGAAAATAAAATTTTCAGCGATTACTTTTGAGATTAATAAGCGATCTAAAAAGGTAGTTTCTTTTGAAAGGGTTGAAAGAATTTATATAAGAGGTGATGATGGCAACTATTCTTGA
- the folD gene encoding bifunctional methylenetetrahydrofolate dehydrogenase/methenyltetrahydrofolate cyclohydrolase FolD — protein sequence MATILDGKALAQKIKEELRDEIERLEEAVGRRPGLAVVLVGDDPASKIYVKNKERTCEELGIKSVGIRKPSSITQEELESIIDDLNGRDDIDGILVQLPIPEHLDSQKIINLISPLKDVDGFHPVNMGKVVLGLFDEGLMPCTPYGVIKIFEAYGIELQGKNAVMVGHSNIVGKPLANMMVNLNATVSVCHVYTRDLKSYTKEADILCVATGVPHLIKEDMVKEGAVVIDIGISRVNGKIVGDVDFEKVKGKVSAITPVPGGVGPMTIAMLMYNTVKAFKRREGVD from the coding sequence ATGGCAACTATTCTTGATGGAAAGGCACTTGCACAGAAAATAAAAGAGGAACTTAGGGATGAGATTGAAAGATTAGAAGAAGCAGTTGGCAGAAGACCTGGACTTGCAGTTGTTTTAGTGGGAGATGACCCGGCAAGTAAAATATATGTTAAAAATAAAGAGAGAACCTGTGAAGAGCTTGGAATAAAATCTGTAGGTATCAGGAAACCATCTTCTATAACTCAGGAAGAGCTTGAAAGTATTATTGATGATTTAAATGGAAGGGATGATATTGATGGTATTCTTGTTCAACTTCCCATTCCAGAGCATCTTGATAGCCAGAAAATTATAAATCTTATATCTCCCTTAAAAGATGTGGATGGATTTCATCCTGTAAATATGGGAAAGGTTGTTCTTGGACTTTTTGATGAAGGATTGATGCCGTGTACCCCTTATGGAGTTATAAAAATTTTTGAAGCTTACGGAATAGAACTTCAAGGTAAAAATGCTGTTATGGTTGGTCACAGTAATATTGTGGGAAAGCCGCTTGCCAATATGATGGTTAATCTTAATGCCACTGTTTCTGTTTGTCATGTTTATACGAGAGATTTGAAATCTTATACAAAAGAGGCAGATATTCTTTGCGTTGCAACTGGAGTTCCGCATCTTATAAAAGAAGATATGGTTAAAGAAGGAGCGGTTGTTATAGATATAGGCATAAGCAGGGTAAACGGGAAAATAGTCGGAGACGTTGATTTTGAAAAAGTAAAAGGTAAAGTTTCTGCTATAACTCCGGTTCCTGGAGGAGTTGGTCCTATGACAATTGCGATGTTGATGTATAATACTGTAAAAGCTTTTAAAAGGAGAGAGGGGGTAGATTGA
- a CDS encoding 4Fe-4S dicluster domain-containing protein, with amino-acid sequence MRHIPYINIEICTGCEICVDVCPADVFEMSEIGKAVVINPDSCTGCLLCEENCPTDAIEIKLIE; translated from the coding sequence TTGAGGCATATACCTTATATAAATATAGAAATCTGTACCGGATGTGAAATTTGCGTTGATGTTTGTCCTGCGGATGTCTTTGAGATGAGTGAGATTGGGAAAGCGGTTGTAATTAATCCTGATAGTTGTACAGGATGTCTTTTATGTGAGGAGAACTGTCCGACAGATGCTATTGAAATAAAGCTTATTGAATAA
- a CDS encoding lipopolysaccharide assembly protein LapA domain-containing protein, translated as MSLKQVLYSVFVAALILAVSLFALMNLQDVTVVIPFLGEYQTKLFMLIVVSYIAGFLTAAFLSLLTRLFSIPSRRKKERENRPVSETVKSGETKESGEDSL; from the coding sequence ATGAGTTTAAAGCAGGTACTTTATTCTGTGTTTGTTGCTGCTTTGATTTTGGCAGTGTCTCTTTTTGCACTTATGAATCTTCAAGATGTAACAGTTGTTATTCCGTTTTTAGGAGAGTATCAAACAAAACTTTTTATGCTTATTGTAGTTTCTTATATTGCAGGATTTTTAACAGCTGCTTTTCTGTCTTTGCTTACCCGTCTTTTCAGTATTCCTTCAAGGAGGAAAAAGGAACGTGAGAATAGACCTGTTTCTGAAACTGTCAAGAGTGGTGAAACGAAGGAATCAGGGGAAGATTCTTTGTGA
- a CDS encoding S4 domain-containing protein, translating into MKRRNQGKILCDEGVVRVNGTVVKASKEIKVGDVVEIDTVNRFLKFRIEEVPSRKTVSKKKAKELISVLEDRRKSISDIIDLI; encoded by the coding sequence GTGAAACGAAGGAATCAGGGGAAGATTCTTTGTGATGAAGGGGTTGTTAGAGTAAACGGGACTGTGGTTAAAGCTTCAAAAGAGATAAAGGTCGGTGATGTTGTTGAAATAGATACTGTAAATAGGTTTTTAAAATTTAGAATAGAAGAGGTTCCATCAAGAAAAACTGTTTCAAAAAAGAAAGCAAAAGAGTTGATTTCTGTTCTTGAAGATAGAAGAAAATCCATTTCCGATATAATTGACCTTATTTAA